The following proteins are encoded in a genomic region of Flammeovirga pectinis:
- a CDS encoding SDR family oxidoreductase, with product MRNRVLITGANGLLGQHLTKLLLTKKNIEVFASGRGKDRLLEQGYNYISMDVSIEKEVDDVIASVKPDIIIHAAAISKVENCEDNNNEAILQNVSATAFLLKAGKNNGLKHFIFISTDFVFSGDKGMLTEEERRDPPNFYGQTKLMAEDCVMQNWPFKTSIVRTCLVYGQVKDMSRTNIMLWVKNNLKKGNPIKVVNDQYRTPTYVKDLAQGCFLILDKEAEGVFHISGKDYLTPYAIALKVAKKLNFSTNLITEVTAGTFKENGKRPLKTGFDISKSKNILGYEPISFNKGLEEVVK from the coding sequence ATGAGAAATAGAGTACTCATAACTGGAGCTAATGGGCTATTAGGTCAGCACCTCACAAAATTGTTATTAACAAAAAAGAATATTGAAGTGTTTGCTTCAGGAAGAGGAAAGGACCGTTTATTAGAACAGGGTTACAATTATATTTCTATGGATGTATCTATAGAAAAAGAAGTTGACGATGTAATTGCATCTGTTAAACCAGATATAATTATTCATGCTGCTGCAATTTCTAAAGTAGAAAATTGTGAGGATAATAACAACGAAGCTATTTTACAAAATGTTAGTGCTACAGCGTTTTTATTAAAAGCGGGTAAGAATAATGGATTAAAGCATTTTATTTTTATATCTACAGATTTTGTTTTTTCAGGAGATAAAGGAATGCTAACAGAAGAGGAAAGAAGAGATCCGCCTAATTTTTATGGACAAACTAAATTAATGGCTGAAGACTGCGTAATGCAAAATTGGCCTTTTAAAACATCCATTGTAAGAACATGCCTTGTATATGGTCAGGTAAAAGATATGAGTAGGACTAATATAATGTTATGGGTGAAAAATAATCTAAAAAAAGGTAATCCAATAAAAGTTGTAAATGATCAATACAGAACGCCTACTTATGTTAAAGATTTAGCTCAAGGGTGTTTTTTAATTTTAGATAAAGAAGCCGAAGGAGTTTTTCATATTTCGGGTAAAGATTATTTAACTCCCTATGCGATAGCATTGAAAGTGGCTAAAAAGCTTAATTTCTCTACAAATTTAATTACTGAAGTTACCGCGGGAACTTTTAAAGAAAATGGAAAAAGACCTTTGAAAACGGGTTTTGATATTAGTAAATCAAAAAACATACTTGGATATGAACCAATCTCATTTAACAAAGGTTTAGAAGAAGTAGTGAAATAA
- a CDS encoding ATP-dependent Clp protease adaptor ClpS: MLKFATQPDIDVQVLEETEVDSELNRELVVFNDEVNTFDHVIDALVQVCEHTTHQAEQCTWIIHYNGKCAVKNGTFDELAPMRNSMSDRGISSEIL, translated from the coding sequence ATGTTAAAATTTGCAACTCAACCAGATATAGATGTTCAAGTACTTGAGGAAACTGAAGTAGACTCTGAACTTAATAGAGAACTTGTAGTGTTCAATGATGAGGTCAATACTTTTGATCATGTAATTGATGCACTTGTTCAAGTTTGTGAACACACAACACATCAAGCAGAACAATGTACTTGGATTATCCATTACAATGGAAAATGTGCCGTTAAAAATGGTACTTTCGATGAACTTGCTCCTATGCGTAATTCAATGTCAGACAGAGGTATATCCTCTGAAATTCTCTAA
- the recR gene encoding recombination mediator RecR yields MLNLPSKSLEQAVAQLSKLPGIGNKSALRLALHILKEDELYAKDLATSIAALRLNVKYCKKCHNISDEELCGICKNPVRDINTLCVVENMSDVLAIESTGAYKGIYHVLNGVISPLQGITPMDLTIEHLIDRVHSEDINEVIFALNASLDGDTTAFFIRQQLNDIPEMKVTNIARGIPVGGALEYADELTLGRSISERTNLSQ; encoded by the coding sequence GTGTTAAACCTTCCTTCAAAATCTTTAGAGCAAGCAGTTGCTCAGCTTTCAAAATTACCAGGTATTGGTAATAAGTCTGCTTTACGCCTTGCATTACATATTTTGAAGGAGGATGAATTGTACGCAAAAGATTTAGCTACATCAATTGCTGCATTACGCTTAAATGTAAAATACTGTAAAAAATGCCACAATATTTCTGATGAAGAACTTTGTGGAATTTGTAAAAACCCTGTAAGAGACATAAATACACTTTGCGTGGTAGAAAATATGTCTGACGTATTAGCTATTGAATCTACAGGTGCCTATAAAGGGATATATCATGTTCTCAATGGTGTTATTTCACCTTTACAAGGTATAACGCCTATGGATCTAACTATTGAACATCTTATTGATAGAGTTCATTCCGAAGATATCAATGAAGTAATTTTTGCTCTAAATGCTAGTTTAGATGGCGATACAACTGCATTCTTCATCCGTCAGCAACTTAATGACATTCCTGAGATGAAAGTCACTAACATTGCTAGAGGTATTCCTGTTGGTGGTGCTTTAGAATATGCAGATGAGTTAACACTCGGTCGTTCTATTTCTGAAAGAACAAACCTTTCTCAATAA
- the tatC gene encoding twin-arginine translocase subunit TatC yields MADSTEQEMSFLDHLEELRWHVMRGVASIFIFSIIAFIAKSYVFNVIILGPSRLDFPTYQWLCELSKYLHTDALCIESLPFTIQSRTMTGQFAMHIMSSVVIGLIFAFPYTFWEIWRFVKPGLYDTEQTVTTGATFFVSLLFITGILFSYFIVSPLAINFLSNYQIDESVLNEFDITSYISTLAMIVLSGGVMFQLPMVVYFLSKSDMVTPESMKQYRKHAIVIILIVAAIITPPDPITQILIAGPILLLYEISIYISASVLRGKQKKAKKELRKL; encoded by the coding sequence ATGGCAGATAGTACTGAGCAAGAAATGTCCTTCTTAGATCATCTAGAAGAACTAAGATGGCATGTGATGAGAGGGGTTGCATCAATTTTCATTTTTTCAATCATCGCCTTTATCGCTAAATCATATGTATTTAATGTGATTATTTTAGGTCCATCGAGGCTCGACTTCCCAACATATCAATGGCTTTGTGAATTATCTAAGTATTTACATACAGATGCCTTATGTATTGAAAGTTTACCATTCACAATTCAGAGTAGAACAATGACAGGGCAATTTGCAATGCATATAATGTCTTCTGTTGTGATAGGGTTAATTTTTGCTTTTCCTTATACTTTCTGGGAAATTTGGAGATTTGTAAAACCAGGTTTATATGATACTGAGCAAACTGTAACAACAGGAGCAACTTTTTTTGTGAGTTTACTCTTTATTACTGGAATTTTATTCTCATATTTTATTGTATCACCTTTGGCAATTAACTTTTTGTCAAATTATCAAATAGATGAATCTGTATTGAATGAGTTTGATATAACCTCTTATATATCAACTTTAGCAATGATAGTCCTTTCCGGTGGAGTGATGTTTCAGTTACCAATGGTTGTATACTTCTTATCAAAATCTGATATGGTTACTCCAGAAAGTATGAAACAGTATAGAAAACACGCTATCGTTATTATTCTGATAGTTGCTGCTATTATTACACCTCCAGATCCTATAACTCAAATCTTGATTGCAGGACCAATTTTATTACTTTATGAAATAAGTATTTATATCTCAGCAAGTGTTTTGAGAGGTAAACAAAAAAAAGCTAAAAAAGAATTAAGGAAATTATAA
- a CDS encoding N-acetylmuramoyl-L-alanine amidase — MTFFKHILQFSLPLLVLLLLIDISVVKAQSDSFKQYSFDRNVVIVIDPGHGGEDVGKPRSKKTFKHESDLNLDIAFRLGGYLEERVKNVTIKYTRKTDRTISLTDRVNYANKIKADYFISIHCNALSNRNYHGTQVHIQSEKFPTSFGLAKEIDKEFIRAGRKSRGIKDRNDRGHNLQVLQYTEMPGVLIECGFMSNPTEELYLNSGKGQTYIASALFRALRNFENKRPRPKLDVRYPYYRVQIGATPNWKDLSAKKYKNLNMAIDTLKEGKVYSLLVGREYIKKNADVLAKKIKKKGFKDAYVRTFNKPTIIKKVDPKPEKSLEKKTTPTVVSTSSDSSKLNAQNDSLHFYRIQIMSSEVEINLTKREFTNLGFPVYLFYDKETKNSYKYQVLVGKTYSKVEAEKIKAVVRKKGFPDAFIVTVLEREKRNPEAEYIPKK; from the coding sequence ATGACTTTCTTTAAACATATATTACAATTTTCACTTCCACTTTTGGTTCTTTTATTATTGATTGATATATCTGTAGTAAAGGCACAAAGTGATTCTTTTAAACAATACAGTTTCGACAGAAATGTAGTAATTGTAATTGATCCAGGACATGGTGGAGAAGATGTGGGCAAACCTAGAAGTAAAAAAACTTTTAAGCATGAATCTGATTTAAACCTTGATATCGCATTTAGATTAGGTGGTTATTTAGAAGAACGTGTTAAAAATGTAACCATAAAATATACAAGAAAAACAGATAGAACTATTTCGCTAACTGATAGAGTTAACTATGCTAATAAAATAAAAGCTGACTATTTTATAAGTATACATTGTAATGCGTTAAGCAATAGAAATTACCATGGTACGCAAGTTCATATTCAGAGCGAAAAATTTCCAACCTCATTTGGACTAGCAAAAGAAATAGATAAAGAATTTATTCGTGCTGGAAGAAAGAGTAGAGGTATAAAAGACCGTAATGATAGAGGTCATAATCTTCAAGTATTACAATACACAGAAATGCCTGGGGTATTAATAGAATGCGGTTTTATGAGTAATCCAACCGAAGAACTATACCTTAACTCCGGTAAAGGGCAAACTTATATTGCCTCAGCACTTTTTAGGGCCTTAAGAAATTTTGAAAATAAACGCCCAAGACCAAAGTTAGATGTTCGCTACCCTTATTATAGAGTACAAATTGGAGCTACACCAAATTGGAAAGACCTTTCTGCAAAAAAGTATAAAAACCTAAACATGGCTATTGATACTTTAAAAGAAGGAAAAGTGTATTCTTTATTAGTTGGTCGAGAATACATCAAGAAAAATGCAGATGTTCTTGCCAAAAAAATTAAGAAAAAAGGGTTTAAAGATGCTTATGTGAGAACATTTAACAAGCCTACGATTATTAAGAAGGTAGATCCCAAACCTGAAAAATCACTAGAGAAAAAAACTACTCCTACTGTAGTAAGTACTTCTTCGGACTCATCAAAACTGAATGCACAAAATGATTCACTTCATTTTTATAGAATTCAAATTATGTCTAGTGAGGTAGAAATAAACCTTACAAAAAGAGAGTTTACGAATTTAGGCTTTCCTGTTTATCTCTTTTATGATAAGGAAACTAAAAATTCATATAAATATCAGGTACTTGTTGGAAAAACTTATTCTAAGGTAGAAGCTGAGAAAATAAAAGCTGTTGTACGAAAAAAAGGTTTCCCTGATGCATTCATTGTAACTGTTTTAGAACGCGAGAAGAGAAACCCTGAGGCTGAATATATTCCAAAAAAGTAA
- a CDS encoding YciE/YciF ferroxidase family protein, whose translation MKLIEDLRHLFIHQIKDRYDSETQQVEVLQQLKTKVHSIHLKRVLENCEHHAQKHLTSLDNLFSELQENGVGDICECSLGVITEMEKIIERSVNPVVTDMAILSAVKQLHSNDLSGYHLILMYAHQVHDETIIEALEQMLKNERDLDVLLDETIHSIIEKEAVYIL comes from the coding sequence ATGAAACTTATCGAAGATTTAAGACACCTATTTATTCATCAAATTAAGGATCGTTACGATTCTGAAACGCAACAAGTAGAAGTCTTACAACAACTAAAAACTAAAGTTCATTCTATTCACTTAAAACGTGTTTTAGAGAATTGTGAACATCATGCTCAGAAGCATTTAACATCACTAGATAATTTATTTTCTGAATTACAAGAAAATGGAGTAGGTGATATTTGTGAATGTAGTTTAGGAGTGATTACAGAAATGGAAAAGATAATTGAAAGATCAGTTAACCCTGTAGTTACTGATATGGCAATATTATCTGCTGTAAAACAATTACATTCTAATGATTTGTCTGGGTATCATCTAATATTAATGTATGCGCATCAAGTACATGATGAAACCATTATTGAAGCATTAGAACAAATGCTTAAAAATGAACGAGACTTAGATGTTTTATTAGATGAAACAATTCATTCTATCATTGAAAAAGAAGCAGTTTACATACTTTAG
- a CDS encoding DUF4251 domain-containing protein: MKHILKYLFAFIILFSSVDLFAQDTVKTKELTKAELRIQRKQQRLEQKQQRKLLAQELEKMNHENAVVGIDSQLFVLEAIQAYDRYGNVENVNSTINFVKIVDDRAIFQLGFEGLVGYNGVGGITMEGKISDYQVEKLENGRVTVKFNAMGPAMMVSMSFSLDGAGNYANVKVKAQTENIELNFRGVIKHMNQSRIYEGMKVF; encoded by the coding sequence ATGAAACATATATTAAAATATTTATTCGCATTCATCATTCTTTTCAGTTCAGTAGATTTATTTGCTCAAGATACAGTAAAAACAAAAGAGTTGACAAAGGCTGAATTAAGAATTCAGAGAAAACAACAAAGATTAGAACAAAAACAACAGCGTAAATTATTGGCTCAAGAATTAGAAAAAATGAACCATGAGAATGCTGTTGTAGGTATAGATAGTCAATTATTTGTATTAGAGGCAATTCAAGCTTACGATAGATATGGAAATGTTGAAAATGTAAATAGTACAATCAATTTTGTGAAAATAGTTGATGATAGAGCAATTTTTCAACTTGGGTTTGAAGGGTTAGTTGGATATAATGGTGTTGGTGGAATTACAATGGAAGGAAAAATTTCTGATTATCAAGTTGAGAAGTTAGAGAATGGTAGAGTTACTGTTAAGTTTAACGCAATGGGCCCTGCAATGATGGTAAGTATGAGTTTCTCTTTAGATGGAGCGGGTAATTATGCTAATGTAAAGGTGAAAGCTCAGACGGAAAATATAGAGTTAAATTTTAGAGGTGTTATTAAACATATGAATCAGTCTAGAATTTATGAGGGAATGAAAGTTTTTTAG
- a CDS encoding metallophosphoesterase family protein gives MALIGIISDTHGYIDDRITAHLSDCDEIWHAGDIGKEEVTDTLKHLAPLRAVYGNIDGGKLRAEFPEEQIFTINGVSIYMIHIGGYPPRYTAKLKKRLDELKPKIFICGHSHILKVIPDQSRNLIHINPGAAGKHGFHKMRTLIKLTIEDGKPKDLKVIELGERASLR, from the coding sequence ATGGCATTAATAGGTATTATTTCTGATACTCACGGATATATAGACGATAGAATAACCGCTCATCTTTCCGATTGTGATGAGATATGGCATGCTGGTGATATTGGTAAAGAAGAAGTAACTGATACGCTAAAGCATTTAGCTCCATTAAGGGCTGTATATGGTAATATTGATGGAGGTAAGTTGAGAGCAGAATTTCCTGAAGAGCAGATCTTTACTATAAATGGAGTATCTATCTATATGATTCATATTGGAGGCTACCCTCCTAGATATACTGCAAAATTAAAAAAACGTCTTGATGAATTAAAACCAAAGATCTTTATATGTGGTCACTCTCATATTTTAAAAGTGATTCCAGACCAAAGTAGAAATTTAATTCATATTAACCCTGGTGCTGCAGGTAAGCATGGTTTCCATAAAATGAGGACTTTAATAAAACTAACAATAGAAGATGGTAAGCCAAAAGATTTAAAAGTTATAGAACTTGGTGAAAGAGCCTCTCTTAGATAA
- the chrA gene encoding chromate efflux transporter has protein sequence MNNFPRIAEVFFVMFKLGCLAFGGPAAHIAMLEEEVVQKRKWMTRDHFLDLVGATNLIPGPNSTEMTMHCGHERAGFLGLIVGGISFIFPAVVLTGILGWAYVTYGTLPNIAPFIYGIKPAVLAIIASAIYKLGKKALKNIELGVLGAITILLSICGTNEISSLLITGFLGVLYFSFKNSPSSTKKAFLPLVFTNSLPVSSITSSTIFLTFLKIGTVLYGSGYVLFAYLDAELVTTGILTRGELMDAIAIGQFTPGPVLSTATFVGYLLEGISGALLATLGIFLPSFILVVLLNPIIPKLRNSKTVGYFLDSVNIASVAIMVIVLFQMSGDIASQWQGIVIALLSCIATFCFKKSSPIWIVLGGSLVGYLLHFI, from the coding sequence ATGAATAACTTTCCCCGTATTGCAGAAGTTTTTTTTGTGATGTTTAAATTAGGTTGCTTAGCATTTGGAGGACCCGCTGCTCATATTGCTATGCTTGAAGAAGAAGTTGTCCAAAAAAGAAAATGGATGACTAGAGATCACTTTTTAGATCTTGTAGGAGCAACTAACTTAATACCTGGCCCTAACTCTACAGAAATGACAATGCATTGTGGTCATGAAAGAGCTGGGTTTCTTGGACTCATTGTTGGAGGTATATCCTTCATATTCCCAGCAGTTGTACTAACTGGAATTTTAGGATGGGCTTATGTAACATATGGTACCTTACCCAATATAGCTCCTTTCATCTACGGCATTAAGCCTGCTGTTTTAGCAATTATAGCTTCTGCTATTTATAAATTAGGAAAAAAAGCACTTAAAAATATTGAATTGGGTGTACTAGGAGCAATCACAATTTTATTAAGTATTTGTGGTACTAATGAAATTTCATCTCTTTTAATTACTGGCTTTTTAGGTGTTTTATATTTTTCGTTTAAAAATTCACCTTCCTCCACCAAAAAAGCATTTCTTCCCTTAGTATTTACAAATTCATTACCTGTATCTTCCATAACATCAAGTACTATATTTCTAACTTTCTTAAAAATTGGTACTGTATTGTATGGTAGTGGCTATGTACTGTTTGCTTACTTAGATGCTGAACTTGTAACAACTGGTATTCTTACTAGAGGAGAGTTGATGGATGCAATTGCTATAGGTCAATTTACTCCAGGGCCTGTTCTATCAACTGCTACTTTTGTTGGTTATTTATTAGAGGGTATTAGTGGTGCTCTGTTGGCAACATTGGGTATCTTTTTACCTTCGTTTATATTAGTAGTCCTATTAAACCCTATCATCCCTAAATTACGAAATTCTAAAACTGTTGGTTATTTTCTTGATAGTGTTAATATTGCTTCTGTAGCAATTATGGTAATAGTTCTTTTCCAAATGAGTGGAGATATAGCCTCTCAATGGCAAGGAATTGTAATTGCATTATTAAGTTGTATTGCCACATTTTGTTTCAAAAAATCAAGCCCTATATGGATTGTTTTAGGTGGAAGTTTAGTAGGTTATTTACTCCATTTTATTTAA
- the asnB gene encoding asparagine synthase (glutamine-hydrolyzing), translating into MCGITGLFAFNEIGRMQAIHLQRANDKITHRGPNASGIFNSHFVHLGHRRLSIIDLSEGANQPMNDISDRYSIVFNGEIYNFLDIKKQLSVKGVKFVTSSDTEVLLYAYIHYGKKCVELFNGFFAFAIYDNQEDSLFIARDRMGIKPLLYAVDEDKIVFASEMSALLEFGIDKQVDPTSIYQLLQLTYIPTPNSIFKGIKKLPQGHCMFIKNKKIDITPYYSLKEATSTPLTISYDAAKKQLVELLDQSIHDRMIADVPLGAFLSGGIDSSAIVALASRHTNQLQTFSIGYKNEPLFDETHYAELVAKKYKTHHTAFQLTPDDFYQHLFEMLDNYGEPFADASAIAVNILCKETKKNVTVALSGDGADEMFAGYNKHYGEWKSRQGGLLPSLVKTLTPLLKKLPQSRNSSLGNKIRQAVKFGDGLSLTPEERYWFQCCWRDTNSTDQILNSSFKESVNSTEFLNRKNAITAAIDGKGINDVLYADLNGLLVNDMLHKVDSMSMLNSLEVRVPFLDHRVVEFAMRLPTSYKINENMKKRVLQDAFKPLLPEELYKRPKHGFEVPLMNGYKTVLRPWINELLNKDFVIEQGVFNVEYTEALKQLIFNSSNYDQNQVWSILTLQHWWKKYKPMINQ; encoded by the coding sequence ATGTGCGGAATTACAGGGTTATTTGCTTTCAATGAAATTGGAAGAATGCAAGCAATTCATCTTCAAAGAGCAAATGATAAAATTACTCATCGTGGACCAAATGCTTCGGGTATTTTTAATAGTCATTTTGTACATCTTGGACACAGAAGGTTATCAATTATCGACCTCAGTGAAGGTGCCAATCAACCCATGAACGATATATCTGATAGGTATAGTATTGTTTTTAATGGAGAGATTTATAATTTTCTTGATATCAAAAAACAACTTTCTGTAAAGGGCGTAAAGTTCGTTACTTCCTCTGACACAGAAGTACTATTATATGCATACATACATTATGGTAAAAAATGTGTTGAGTTGTTTAATGGTTTCTTTGCTTTTGCTATCTATGATAATCAAGAAGACAGTTTATTTATAGCTAGAGACAGAATGGGTATTAAACCTTTACTCTATGCTGTTGATGAAGATAAGATAGTATTTGCTAGTGAAATGTCAGCTCTTTTAGAATTTGGAATAGACAAACAAGTTGACCCTACGTCTATTTATCAATTATTACAACTTACCTACATACCTACTCCTAATTCTATTTTTAAAGGTATCAAGAAATTACCTCAAGGGCATTGTATGTTCATTAAGAATAAGAAAATAGATATTACTCCTTATTATTCTCTGAAAGAAGCTACTTCAACCCCTTTAACGATTAGTTATGATGCTGCTAAAAAACAATTAGTAGAACTTTTAGATCAGTCAATTCATGATAGAATGATTGCAGATGTACCACTAGGAGCTTTTTTAAGTGGAGGAATCGACTCTTCTGCTATTGTTGCTCTTGCTTCTCGACATACTAATCAATTACAAACCTTTTCTATTGGTTATAAAAACGAACCTTTATTTGATGAAACTCATTATGCAGAGTTAGTAGCTAAAAAATATAAGACTCATCATACTGCATTTCAATTAACTCCTGACGATTTCTATCAACATTTATTTGAAATGTTAGACAATTATGGTGAACCATTTGCTGATGCTTCTGCCATTGCCGTAAACATACTTTGTAAAGAGACAAAGAAAAATGTTACTGTAGCACTTTCTGGTGATGGCGCTGACGAAATGTTTGCTGGGTATAATAAGCATTATGGAGAATGGAAATCTCGACAAGGAGGCTTACTTCCTTCCCTAGTTAAAACACTAACACCTTTATTAAAGAAATTACCACAAAGTAGAAATTCATCACTTGGTAATAAAATTAGACAAGCTGTGAAATTTGGTGATGGTTTATCGCTTACACCTGAAGAAAGATATTGGTTCCAATGTTGTTGGAGAGATACTAATTCTACAGATCAGATTCTTAATTCTTCATTTAAAGAGAGTGTAAACTCTACTGAGTTCTTAAATAGAAAAAATGCGATTACTGCTGCAATTGATGGAAAAGGAATTAACGATGTTCTGTATGCAGATTTAAATGGATTATTGGTTAATGATATGCTTCATAAAGTTGACTCAATGTCTATGCTTAATAGCTTAGAAGTGAGAGTACCTTTCTTAGACCACAGAGTAGTTGAGTTTGCAATGCGTTTACCTACCTCATATAAAATAAATGAGAACATGAAAAAACGTGTTTTACAAGATGCCTTTAAACCATTACTTCCAGAAGAACTTTATAAACGTCCGAAACATGGCTTTGAAGTACCCTTAATGAATGGTTATAAAACTGTACTTAGACCATGGATAAATGAACTATTAAACAAAGATTTTGTTATTGAGCAAGGAGTCTTTAATGTTGAATATACTGAAGCATTAAAACAACTAATCTTCAATTCATCAAATTATGATCAAAATCAAGTATGGTCTATTTTAACATTGCAACATTGGTGGAAAAAGTATAAACCAATGATTAATCAATAA
- the cas6 gene encoding CRISPR-associated endoribonuclease Cas6, whose translation MLKIVCANNDVFDKASFTFSGLKGQTKVGREGLHYFSKKATIVLTSPNKGFIDKIVKGLFQESHILLGNLMLQADYVEEEEVPEFKESMKFLCISPIVPFHMIEGLNNKMFVNPLSDDFSDMLYDSTMFRMEKSGKYTPEQISSFFRFQVIPDQEYLARINRMDKKFARIYSVIKNGEIQEARGYTLPFEVMAAPEVQEFIYHNGFGELTTHGFGMLDIPNFNPKKSPYEISKDTATQE comes from the coding sequence ATGCTTAAGATAGTATGTGCAAACAATGATGTTTTTGATAAAGCTAGTTTTACTTTCTCTGGTCTTAAAGGCCAGACTAAAGTTGGCCGTGAAGGCCTCCATTATTTTTCGAAAAAAGCTACAATAGTTCTTACTAGTCCAAATAAAGGATTTATAGATAAAATTGTTAAAGGGCTATTTCAAGAATCACACATTCTGTTAGGCAATTTAATGCTTCAGGCAGATTATGTTGAGGAAGAAGAAGTTCCTGAATTTAAGGAATCTATGAAATTCCTTTGTATCTCTCCAATCGTACCATTTCATATGATTGAAGGTTTAAACAATAAAATGTTTGTAAACCCTTTGAGTGATGATTTTTCGGACATGTTGTATGATTCAACAATGTTTAGAATGGAAAAATCTGGTAAATATACTCCAGAACAAATCTCATCTTTCTTTCGATTCCAAGTAATTCCTGACCAAGAGTATTTGGCTAGAATTAATAGGATGGACAAGAAATTTGCACGTATTTATTCTGTAATAAAGAATGGTGAAATCCAAGAAGCCCGTGGCTACACTTTACCTTTTGAGGTAATGGCAGCTCCTGAGGTTCAAGAATTCATCTATCATAATGGCTTTGGTGAGTTAACAACTCATGGTTTTGGAATGTTAGATATCCCTAATTTCAATCCAAAGAAATCTCCTTATGAAATATCTAAAGACACTGCTACTCAAGAATAA
- a CDS encoding site-2 protease family protein, with the protein MKENKDSYQSESDIQLEEKPIKKTTVGMVWWKHLLLFLLTVCASTFAGAEWIYGKSLLMSELTPEEWIGSLSYSLPFLGILTVHEFGHYFTARYYKLKVTLPYYIPVWLFSIGPSIGSFGAFIKIKSVIKTRTQFFDIGVSGPLAGFVAALCVLAYGFTHLPPPEYIFQIHPEYQKWGLDYAKYAYENLPEGESLSLGTNLLFEFFRYFVAPDASLVPNGHEMMHYPFLFAGYLACFFTALNLLPFGQLDGGHALYSIIGMKWFNRLLPFTFAIFLFWGGLGLFSAYDSTDLLITYAPLYVAYLFFVSMNLFENKVSVALFAMAIFTLQFVVSTFTEGIVGYQGWLLFGFLLSKVLGLHHPPALYKKSVDTKRKIIGIITLIVFILCFTPTPFILE; encoded by the coding sequence ATGAAAGAAAATAAAGATTCTTATCAATCAGAATCAGATATTCAGCTTGAAGAAAAGCCAATTAAGAAAACAACTGTTGGTATGGTTTGGTGGAAACATCTATTACTTTTTTTGTTAACTGTTTGTGCAAGTACATTTGCTGGAGCGGAATGGATATACGGTAAATCACTTCTAATGAGTGAATTAACTCCAGAAGAATGGATAGGGTCGTTGTCTTATTCTTTACCTTTCTTGGGTATCTTAACAGTTCATGAATTTGGTCATTATTTTACAGCAAGGTATTATAAATTAAAAGTAACCTTACCTTATTATATTCCTGTATGGTTATTTAGTATTGGACCATCTATTGGCTCATTTGGAGCTTTTATAAAAATTAAGAGTGTTATAAAAACAAGAACTCAATTTTTTGATATTGGAGTTTCTGGTCCTCTAGCAGGCTTTGTAGCTGCATTATGTGTTCTTGCCTATGGATTTACGCACTTACCTCCTCCAGAATATATTTTTCAAATTCATCCAGAATATCAAAAATGGGGTTTAGATTATGCAAAATATGCATATGAGAATTTACCTGAGGGAGAAAGTTTGAGTTTAGGTACAAATCTATTATTTGAGTTTTTTAGATATTTTGTAGCTCCAGATGCATCATTAGTTCCAAATGGTCATGAAATGATGCATTATCCATTTCTATTTGCAGGGTATTTAGCATGTTTTTTTACAGCGTTAAACTTACTGCCATTTGGACAGTTAGATGGGGGACATGCATTATATAGTATTATTGGAATGAAATGGTTTAATAGATTATTACCATTTACTTTTGCAATATTTCTTTTTTGGGGAGGTCTAGGATTATTTTCAGCCTATGATTCTACAGATTTATTAATTACTTATGCTCCATTATATGTAGCTTATCTGTTCTTTGTTTCTATGAATTTATTTGAGAACAAAGTCTCTGTAGCTCTTTTTGCAATGGCAATTTTTACATTACAATTTGTAGTTTCAACTTTTACAGAAGGTATTGTTGGCTATCAAGGATGGTTACTCTTTGGGTTTTTATTATCTAAGGTTTTAGGTTTACATCACCCACCTGCTTTATACAAAAAAAGTGTTGACACCAAGAGAAAAATCATTGGTATCATCACTTTAATTGTTTTTATATTATGCTTTACACCTACTCCTTTTATTCTTGAGTAG